One genomic window of Quercus lobata isolate SW786 chromosome 9, ValleyOak3.0 Primary Assembly, whole genome shotgun sequence includes the following:
- the LOC115959304 gene encoding phospholipase A2-alpha, with translation MAPHHSLKFASLLLSCSFIALNLHYIPVYALNVGLQNSDALVSLDKGCSNTCESEFCAVAPFLRYGKYCGLLYSGCPGEQPCDGLDTCCMKHDDCVGNTTSGYLSQECSQNLINCMADVKKSGSPTFAGNQCDVNVTIEVITVVMQAALAAGGFLHDP, from the exons ATGGCTCCTCACCATTCCTTAAAGTTtgcttctcttcttctctcttgttCCTTCATTGCCCTCAACCTTCATTACATTCCTGTCTATGCACTTAACGTTGGTCTTCAAAATTCTGATGCCTTAGTCTCCCTG GATAAAGGTTGCAGTAACACATGCGAGTCAGAGTTCTGTGCAG TTGCTCCATTTTTAAGATATGGTAAGTACTGTGGACTCTTATACAGTGGATGCCCTGGGGAGCAACCTTGTGATGGCCTCGACACTTGTTGTATGAAGCATGATGATTGCGTGGGAAATACAACAA GTGGATATCTAAGTCAAGAGTGCAGCCAAAACTTGATAAACTGTATGGCTGATGTCAAAAAATCAGGAAGCCCTACGTTTGCTGGGAACCAATGTGATGTTAATGTGACTATTGAAGTTATCACTGTAGTCATGCAAGCTGCTTTAGCTGCTGGAGGATTTCTTCATGACCCTTAG